In Glandiceps talaboti chromosome 16, keGlaTala1.1, whole genome shotgun sequence, a single window of DNA contains:
- the LOC144447811 gene encoding atrial natriuretic peptide receptor 1-like isoform X3, whose product MTSVARIIVICASADEVREIMLHAYDHGMINGEYAFFNIELYRDPKYGAYPWKRNDERDQDAKKAYEALMTVTLLQPSSPEYMEFSDEVKLRAKRDYNFTYEDDVVNNFVGAFHDAVILYALALNETLAAKEDPRDGKTLTRRMWNRTFKGITGNVTIDDNGDRDADYSLLDMTDPENGTFEVVLNYYGDRKIVEKVAEIHWPGGATGPPPDVPPCGFQNELCPPEEKFPLLGIIGIILACLVLIVIVIALLIYRKYKLEAELAKMTWKVNWEDITLSKTDRSRVMSTAAVNAAFSKSQVSRRSSTRLSSFGTADMDRQIFTRVAQYKGNVVAIKKVNKKKIELTRSILLELKYMRDLEHNHIVRFVGACVDPPNISILTEYCPKGSLQDILENDAIKLDWMFRYSLMYDIVKGLYFLHHSIIKFHGNLKSSNCVVDSRFVLKITDFGLQKFKEDSKEVENTHSYFQKLLWRSPELLRDPNRKPNLESDVYSFGIILQEIVQRSGPYESSSSTMSPEEIVERVKHVETPPFRPVVGKDSCPPEIFQLMEKCWSELPGDRPDVNDLRNNVRKLNKNSDSENILDNLLQRMEQYANNLESLVEERTEAFLEEKRKSEELLYSILPNSVAKQLTRGQCVEPESFEMVTIYFSDIVGFTALSAGSTPMQVVDLLNDLYTCFDTIINNFDVYKVETIGDAYMVVSGLPQRNGSRHAREIARMSLALLEAVCSFKIRHRPNQQLKLRIGIHSGPCVTGVVGLKMPRYCLFGDTVNTASRMESNGEPGKIHVSLPTKMIIDTFQTFILGLRGDVEMKGKGKQTTYWLLGERPPTNRQDSRSTLHSS is encoded by the exons TTATTGTGATATGTGCATCAGCCGATGAGGTTCGAGAGATCATGTTACATGCGTATGATCATGGCATGATAAATGGAGAGTACGCCTTCTTCAACATAGAACTTTATAGGGATCCAAAATATGGCGCGTATCCATGGAAACGTAATGATGAGCGGGATCAAGATGCTAAGAAAGCATATGAAGCATTGATGACTGTGACACTGTTGCAACCCTCGAGTCCAGAATATATGGAGTTCTCGGATGAAGTTAAACTTAGAGCGAAACGAGATTATAATTTCACCTATGAAGATGACGTG GTCAACAATTTCGTTGGTGCCTTCCACGATGCAGTCATATTATACGCTCTTGCACTGAATGAGACTCTTGCGGCCAAGGAGGATCCTCGAGATGGTAAAACACTCACACGAAGAATGTGGAACAGAACCTTCAAAG GCATCACTGGAAACGTCACAATCGATGACAATGGAGACCGTGATGCAGACTACTCACTCCTCGACATGACAGATCCAGAGAATGGCACCTTCGAG GTGGTGCTAAATTATTATGGCGACCGTAAAATTGTGGAGAAAGTTGCAGAGATACATTGGCCAGGTGGAGCTACAGGCCCGCCACCTGATGTACCACCATGTGGATTTCAGAACGAATTATGTCCACCTGAAG AGAAGTTTCCTCTACTCGGTATCATTGGAATAATCCTGGCATGTTTAGTCTTGATTGTCATCGTCATCGCCCTATTAATCTATAG GAAGTACAAATTGGAGGCTGAATTAGCCAAAATGACGTGGAAGGTGAATTGGGAAGATATAACATTAAGCAAAACAGATCGAAGTCGTGTGATGTCCACGGCAGCTGTAAATGCAGCCTTCAGCAAATCCCAAGTTTCTCGG AGAAGCAGTACGAGGTTGTCCTCGTTTGGAACCGCCGACATGGATCGTCAGATCTTTACTAGAGTTGCACAGTATAAG GGTAATGTTGTAGCTATCAAGAAAGttaacaagaaaaaaattgaacttACAAGGAGCATCTTACTAGAATTGAAATAT ATGCGAGATTTGGAACACAACCACATCGTGCGATTTGTTGGTGCGTGCGTCGACCCACCGAATATATCTATCCTAACCGAGTACTGTCCCAAAGGAAGCTTGCAG gatattttagaaaatgacgCCATTAAGTTGGATTGGATGTTCCGATATTCGCTCATGTATGATATCGTCAAG GGTCTTTATTTCTTGCATCACAGTATTATAAAGTTCCATGGCAATTTAAAGTCTTCAAATTGTGTCGTGGACAGTCGATTTGTGCTCAAGATAACGGATTTTGGCCTCCAAAAATTCAAAGAGGACAGTAAAGAAGTCGAGAACACTCACTCGTATTTCCAAA AACTGTTATGGCGATCACCAGAGCTGTTGCGGGATCCAAATCGTAAACCTAATCTAGAGAGTGATGTCTACAGCTTTGGTATAATACTTCAAGAAATAGTTCAACGGAGTGGGCCTTATGAGTCATCGTCTTCCACTATGAGCCCAGAAG AAATCGTTGAAAGAGTCAAGCACGTTGAGACGCCCCCATTCCGTCCAGTTGTTGGAAAGGATTCATGTCCACCTGAGATATTTCAGTTGATGGAAAAGTGTTGGTCTGAGTTACCCGGAGACAGGCCTGACGTTAACGATCTGAGGAATAACGTCAGAAAACTAAATAA GAATAGTGACAGTGAAAATATTCTTGACAACCTTTTACAAAGAATGGAACAATATGCCAACAACTTGGAAAGTTTGGTCGAAGAGCGTACTGAAGCATTCTtagaagagaaaagaaaatcCGAGGAGTTGTTGTACAGTATCTTGCCAAA CTCCGTTGCTAAGCAACTCACAAGAGGGCAGTGTGTGGAACCGGAGAGTTTCGAAATGGTTACTATTTATTTTAGTGATATTGTTGGCTTTACAGCACTGTCAGCGGGAAGTACACCGATGCAG GTCGTGGATCTCCTTAACGATTTATACACTTGTTTTgatacaataataaataatttcgATGTGTATAAG GTGGAAACTATAGGCGATGCCTACATGGTTGTTTCTGGTTTACCCCAGCGTAATGGTAGTCGTCACGCCCGAGAAATTGCAAGAATGTCACTCGCACTTCTAGAAGCCGTCTGTTCCTTTAAGATACGTCACAGACCTAACCAACAACTCAAATTGAGAATAGGCATACATTCAG GTCCGTGTGTGACTGGAGTCGTTGGCCTTAAGATGCCACGGTATTGTCTGTTTGGTGATACAGTCAACACAGCATCGAGGATGGAATCAAACGGAGAAC
- the LOC144447811 gene encoding atrial natriuretic peptide receptor 1-like isoform X2, translating into MAKVCRIIVICASADEVREIMLHAYDHGMINGEYAFFNIELYRDPKYGAYPWKRNDERDQDAKKAYEALMTVTLLQPSSPEYMEFSDEVKLRAKRDYNFTYEDDVVNNFVGAFHDAVILYALALNETLAAKEDPRDGKTLTRRMWNRTFKGITGNVTIDDNGDRDADYSLLDMTDPENGTFEVVLNYYGDRKIVEKVAEIHWPGGATGPPPDVPPCGFQNELCPPEEKFPLLGIIGIILACLVLIVIVIALLIYRKYKLEAELAKMTWKVNWEDITLSKTDRSRVMSTAAVNAAFSKSQVSRRSSTRLSSFGTADMDRQIFTRVAQYKGNVVAIKKVNKKKIELTRSILLELKYMRDLEHNHIVRFVGACVDPPNISILTEYCPKGSLQDILENDAIKLDWMFRYSLMYDIVKGLYFLHHSIIKFHGNLKSSNCVVDSRFVLKITDFGLQKFKEDSKEVENTHSYFQKLLWRSPELLRDPNRKPNLESDVYSFGIILQEIVQRSGPYESSSSTMSPEEIVERVKHVETPPFRPVVGKDSCPPEIFQLMEKCWSELPGDRPDVNDLRNNVRKLNKNSDSENILDNLLQRMEQYANNLESLVEERTEAFLEEKRKSEELLYSILPNSVAKQLTRGQCVEPESFEMVTIYFSDIVGFTALSAGSTPMQVVDLLNDLYTCFDTIINNFDVYKVETIGDAYMVVSGLPQRNGSRHAREIARMSLALLEAVCSFKIRHRPNQQLKLRIGIHSGPCVTGVVGLKMPRYCLFGDTVNTASRMESNGEPGKIHVSLPTKMIIDTFQTFILGLRGDVEMKGKGKQTTYWLLGERPPTNRQDSRSTLHSS; encoded by the exons TTATTGTGATATGTGCATCAGCCGATGAGGTTCGAGAGATCATGTTACATGCGTATGATCATGGCATGATAAATGGAGAGTACGCCTTCTTCAACATAGAACTTTATAGGGATCCAAAATATGGCGCGTATCCATGGAAACGTAATGATGAGCGGGATCAAGATGCTAAGAAAGCATATGAAGCATTGATGACTGTGACACTGTTGCAACCCTCGAGTCCAGAATATATGGAGTTCTCGGATGAAGTTAAACTTAGAGCGAAACGAGATTATAATTTCACCTATGAAGATGACGTG GTCAACAATTTCGTTGGTGCCTTCCACGATGCAGTCATATTATACGCTCTTGCACTGAATGAGACTCTTGCGGCCAAGGAGGATCCTCGAGATGGTAAAACACTCACACGAAGAATGTGGAACAGAACCTTCAAAG GCATCACTGGAAACGTCACAATCGATGACAATGGAGACCGTGATGCAGACTACTCACTCCTCGACATGACAGATCCAGAGAATGGCACCTTCGAG GTGGTGCTAAATTATTATGGCGACCGTAAAATTGTGGAGAAAGTTGCAGAGATACATTGGCCAGGTGGAGCTACAGGCCCGCCACCTGATGTACCACCATGTGGATTTCAGAACGAATTATGTCCACCTGAAG AGAAGTTTCCTCTACTCGGTATCATTGGAATAATCCTGGCATGTTTAGTCTTGATTGTCATCGTCATCGCCCTATTAATCTATAG GAAGTACAAATTGGAGGCTGAATTAGCCAAAATGACGTGGAAGGTGAATTGGGAAGATATAACATTAAGCAAAACAGATCGAAGTCGTGTGATGTCCACGGCAGCTGTAAATGCAGCCTTCAGCAAATCCCAAGTTTCTCGG AGAAGCAGTACGAGGTTGTCCTCGTTTGGAACCGCCGACATGGATCGTCAGATCTTTACTAGAGTTGCACAGTATAAG GGTAATGTTGTAGCTATCAAGAAAGttaacaagaaaaaaattgaacttACAAGGAGCATCTTACTAGAATTGAAATAT ATGCGAGATTTGGAACACAACCACATCGTGCGATTTGTTGGTGCGTGCGTCGACCCACCGAATATATCTATCCTAACCGAGTACTGTCCCAAAGGAAGCTTGCAG gatattttagaaaatgacgCCATTAAGTTGGATTGGATGTTCCGATATTCGCTCATGTATGATATCGTCAAG GGTCTTTATTTCTTGCATCACAGTATTATAAAGTTCCATGGCAATTTAAAGTCTTCAAATTGTGTCGTGGACAGTCGATTTGTGCTCAAGATAACGGATTTTGGCCTCCAAAAATTCAAAGAGGACAGTAAAGAAGTCGAGAACACTCACTCGTATTTCCAAA AACTGTTATGGCGATCACCAGAGCTGTTGCGGGATCCAAATCGTAAACCTAATCTAGAGAGTGATGTCTACAGCTTTGGTATAATACTTCAAGAAATAGTTCAACGGAGTGGGCCTTATGAGTCATCGTCTTCCACTATGAGCCCAGAAG AAATCGTTGAAAGAGTCAAGCACGTTGAGACGCCCCCATTCCGTCCAGTTGTTGGAAAGGATTCATGTCCACCTGAGATATTTCAGTTGATGGAAAAGTGTTGGTCTGAGTTACCCGGAGACAGGCCTGACGTTAACGATCTGAGGAATAACGTCAGAAAACTAAATAA GAATAGTGACAGTGAAAATATTCTTGACAACCTTTTACAAAGAATGGAACAATATGCCAACAACTTGGAAAGTTTGGTCGAAGAGCGTACTGAAGCATTCTtagaagagaaaagaaaatcCGAGGAGTTGTTGTACAGTATCTTGCCAAA CTCCGTTGCTAAGCAACTCACAAGAGGGCAGTGTGTGGAACCGGAGAGTTTCGAAATGGTTACTATTTATTTTAGTGATATTGTTGGCTTTACAGCACTGTCAGCGGGAAGTACACCGATGCAG GTCGTGGATCTCCTTAACGATTTATACACTTGTTTTgatacaataataaataatttcgATGTGTATAAG GTGGAAACTATAGGCGATGCCTACATGGTTGTTTCTGGTTTACCCCAGCGTAATGGTAGTCGTCACGCCCGAGAAATTGCAAGAATGTCACTCGCACTTCTAGAAGCCGTCTGTTCCTTTAAGATACGTCACAGACCTAACCAACAACTCAAATTGAGAATAGGCATACATTCAG GTCCGTGTGTGACTGGAGTCGTTGGCCTTAAGATGCCACGGTATTGTCTGTTTGGTGATACAGTCAACACAGCATCGAGGATGGAATCAAACGGAGAAC